One window of Quercus robur chromosome 5, dhQueRobu3.1, whole genome shotgun sequence genomic DNA carries:
- the LOC126728656 gene encoding replication protein A 70 kDa DNA-binding subunit B-like has product MSKGYSFLDQISDAKETWRIRVRICRMWKAVNKRSGNNFISLDMIFIDEKVIILDNNKILFNGDGFSNIGLIATNRDKELKISLWDESAETITRNDFKEDEGPYIIIVTSTTVKAFQGKLNLNTTSATKVYVNLDITEVSELIDRYKVVEDEYDNVVRSIPAHDKKPKSESELILQTMMSLAEIKALEWVEGVKERFFTCYADIVNIETELGWNYISCQLCKRKVKQQNNMFWCNSCNSESQFPMPSYKLQIQVKDHTGTASFVLFDKDAEKVIQKTAMELSSKNQVPNKVPQEIQSLLGKSYTFQIKFDDYNVKERWEVYTVTSVFKSESNKHSGNVVADNIQIKPSETLFSHDQTIANNSIATSDIKLLTSQVKVATEHCLKGQKRSKVGKKRKP; this is encoded by the exons ATGTCCAAAGGATACAGCTTTCTTGATCAAATATCTGATGCTAAGGAGACATGGAGAATTAGAGTGAGAATATGCAGAATGTGGAAAGCAGTGAATAAGAGAAGTGGAAATAACTTCATCAGTCTTGACATGATCTTTATCGATGAAAAGGTTATCATACTTGACAACAATAAAAT ACTATTTAATGGAGATGGTTTCAGTAATATTGGACTCATTGCTACAAATAG GGACAAAGAGCTAAAAATATCATTGTGGGATGAAAGTGCTGAAACAATTACTAGAAATGACttcaaagaagatgaaggtCCTTATATAATTATTGTTACTTCAACAACTGTAAAAGCATTCCAAG gCAAACTGAATCTTAACACCACAAGTGCAACTAAAGTTTACGTCAATTTGGACATTACAGAGGTTTCTGAGCTCATTGACAG ATATAAAGTTGTTGAGGATGAATACGATAATGTTGTTCGATCTATTCCAGCACATgacaaaaaacccaaatctgaATCAGAATTGATATTGCAAACTATGATGTCATTGGCAGAAATTAAAGCACTGGAATGGGTGGAAGGAGTCAAG GAAAGATTTTTTACCTGTTATGCGGATATTGTAAACATAGAAACAGAATTAGGGTGGAATTATATCTCATGTCAACTTTGCAAGCGAAaagtaaaacaacaaaataatatgttttggtGCAACAGTTGCAATTCTGAATCTCAGTTCCCTATGCCTAG TTACAAACTACAAATCCAAGTGAAGGATCATACTGGGACAgcttcttttgttctttttgataaagatgcagaaaaagtaattcaaaaaaCTGCTATGGAACTTTCTTCAAAA AATCAAGTGCCAAATAAAGTACCTCAAGAAATTCAAAGCTTGCTTGGAAAATCTTATACAttccaaataaaatttgatgATTACAATGTCAAAGAAAGATGGGAAGTTTACACTGTCACAAGTGTCTTTAAATCTGAGTCTAACAAACACTCAGGAAATGTTGTTGCTGACAACATTCAGATTAAACCATCAGAAACACTGTTCAGCCATGACCAAACTATTGCAAACAATTCTATTGCTACTTCAGATATTAAATTACTTACAAGCCAGGTGAAGGTGGCCACTGAGCATTGCTTGAAGGGACAAAAAAGATcaaaagtaggaaaaaaaagaaagccatGA